Genomic window (Syntrophorhabdus sp.):
GGTCGACGACGTGCATAAGGTCGGCGTCAAGGGTCTTGCCGTGCCGTCCTGATTTTTCACGTCTGTAATCGCGCTTGAAGCGGGATGTGTATCTAATCTCCCGCATTGAGCTTCGCAAGGAGGTTCTCAGGAGCGCCGGCAGTCACAAGCTCGCCACTCCGGGCGGCTTTCATCGCCTCCATGGTTGTCTCGTTGGGTATGAGAGGTTCAAAGGGCAGAGCCCTTTCCCTCACGATGCGGACGATCATCATCCGAAAAGCGTCCGAAACGGTAAGACCGATCGAAGCAAGCACTGTTTCCGCCTCGGCCTTCAGGTGCTCGTCAATTCTTGCGCGAACGACTGAGTTGGCAGCCATGGTTGTCTAACCTCCTCGTGAGCTACATTGTAGCCCAGAGGAGAGGCAAAGTCAAGCCGCCGATAATTGACGGTGCTACATCCCAGGTCTGCAACAGACCTCTTCGGCGCGTGTTATCTCTATCCCGGCCCTCTCCAACGTCCTTCACCCGTTTCCGTACCATCTCCAGACTGGGGTTATGCTATGTCTGGTCAGCATATGTCGCCCCTCGATACACACAGT
Coding sequences:
- a CDS encoding type II toxin-antitoxin system RelB/DinJ family antitoxin, with the protein product MAANSVVRARIDEHLKAEAETVLASIGLTVSDAFRMMIVRIVRERALPFEPLIPNETTMEAMKAARSGELVTAGAPENLLAKLNAGD